Proteins from a single region of Scatophagus argus isolate fScaArg1 chromosome 23, fScaArg1.pri, whole genome shotgun sequence:
- the LOC124054583 gene encoding H-2 class II histocompatibility antigen, E-S beta chain-like translates to MASAFISFSLLFISLWTADGFLEYVVERCVFNSTEPKDIEYIYSAYFNKVEDVRYSSSLGKFVGYTEPGLMYAKNWNNDPSILARRSSEKERVCQPNIGIYYQAVLSKSAMPYVVLSSTTPPGGKHVAMLVCSVFDFFPKQIKVFWLRDGQEVTSDVTSTDELADADWYYQIHSHLEYTPRSGEKISCVVEHASLKQPLVTDWDPSMPESERNKIAIGASGLILGLILSLAGFIYYKTKARGRILVPTN, encoded by the exons ATGGCTTCAGCCTTCATCagcttctccctcctcttcatcagcctCTGGACGGCAG aTGGATTTCTGGAATATGTAGTCGAGCGCTGTGTGTTTAACTCCACTGAGCCGAAGGACATCGAGTACATCTACTCTGCTTACTTCAACAAAGTGGAGGACGTCAGgtacagcagcagtttggggaagttTGTTGGCTACACTGAACCTGGTCTGATGTATGCAAAGAACTGGAACAACGATCCTTCAATACTGGCTCGGAGGAGCAGTGAGAAGGAGAGGGTCTGCCAACCCAACATTGGGATCTACTACCAGGCTGTTCTGTCAAAGTCTg CGATGCCCTACGTCGTCCTGAGCTCTAcgacgccccctggtggtaaACATGTGGCCATGTTGGTCTGCAGCGTCTTCGACTTCTTCCCCAAACAGATCAAAGTGTTCTGGCTCAGAGACGGACAGGAAGTCACCTCTGATGTCACTTCCACTGATGAGCTGGCAGACGCTGATTGGTATTACCAGATCCACTCTCACCTGGAGTACACGCCCAG GTCTGGAGAGAAGATCTCCTGTGTGGTGGAGCACGCCAGCCTGAAGCAACCTCTGGTGACTGACTGGG ATCCGTCCATGCCCgagtcagagagaaacaagaTCGCCATCGGAGCCTCAGGACTGATCCTGGGTCTGATCTTATCTCTGGCTGGATTCATCTACTACAAGACGAAGGCCCGAG GGCGGATTCTGGTTCCCACTAACTGA
- the LOC124054585 gene encoding HLA class II histocompatibility antigen, DP alpha 1 chain-like — protein sequence MKMMKMIKMMVVLVLSCVLCVSADILHEDLAINGCSASDGEVMYSLDGEEKWYADFINKRGVEPQPSFIDHMSYREGTYEQAVANQQICRQNLKVDLEAYKNPPLELDPPSSPMIYTKDYVEVGQKNVLICHVTGFYPAPVNVSWTKNGVQVTEGTSINIPYPNKDGSFRQTSRLEFVPQQGDMYSCTVRHRALDQPLTRIWDVEVKQPGVGPAVFCGLGLTVGLLGVAAGTFFLIKGNECS from the exons ttctACATGAGGACCTCGCTATCAACGGCTGTTCAGCCTCTGATGGAGAGGTGATGTACAGTCTGGATGGTGAAGAGAAGTGGTACGCAGACTTCATCAACAAGAGAGGAGTGGAGCCTCAGCCCAGCTTCATAGATCATATGAGCTACAGGGAAGGAACTTATGAACAGGCTGTGGCTAATCAACAGATCTGCAGGCAGAACCTGAAAGTAGATCTTGAGGCCTATAAGAACCCTCCTCTGGAACTTG ATCCTCCTTCCAGTCCGATGATCTACACCAAAGACTATGTGGAGGTGGGACAGAAGAACGTCCTGATCTGTCATGTGACTGGTTTCTATCCTGCTCCTGTAAACGTCTCCTGGACAAAGAACGGAGTCCAGGTGACTGAAGGAACCAGCATCAACATTCCCTACCCCAACAAAGACGGCAGCTTCAGGCAGACCTCCAGACTGGAGTTCGTCCCACAGCAGGGAGACATGTACAGCTGCACAGTGAGACATCGGGCCCTGGACCAGCCTCTGACCAGGATCTGGG ATGTGGAGGTGAAGCAGCCCGGTGTTGGACCTGCAGTTTTCTGTGGACTCGGTCTGACTGTCGGTCTGCTCGGTGTGGCTGCTGGGACCTTCTTCCTCATCAAAGGAAACGAGtgcagctga